The following proteins are co-located in the Pseudarthrobacter siccitolerans genome:
- a CDS encoding 2-oxo acid dehydrogenase subunit E2 encodes MLKKSRAPRRGVDPKQPEAGVTDTLCRQPQESSLMQDTDHTCTELIKVRGARKITAQRMRASLQETAQVTLTRYADATNMVSLRASLKKQSTENPDDVCPTVNDIIMYCASRVLETHTEINALFTSEGIERHSSVNLGFAVDTGKSLLVPVIHGANGLSLKELAQRSKQLIELAKTGKITMDAMTGGTFTVSNLGGLGIHWFTPVLNAPEVGILGIGAMHTAVPGSAPQIPLSLTFDHQALDGAAAATVLAAFATAIEDAGLTATF; translated from the coding sequence ATGCTGAAGAAATCCCGCGCCCCAAGGCGCGGCGTCGATCCCAAACAACCGGAAGCCGGCGTAACAGACACGCTCTGCCGACAGCCTCAAGAAAGCTCACTCATGCAGGATACCGACCACACATGCACGGAACTCATCAAGGTCCGGGGCGCACGGAAAATCACCGCCCAACGGATGCGCGCGTCACTGCAGGAAACGGCTCAGGTCACCCTGACCCGATATGCCGACGCCACAAACATGGTCTCTCTCAGAGCAAGCCTGAAGAAACAGAGCACAGAGAACCCTGATGATGTCTGCCCTACCGTCAACGACATCATCATGTACTGTGCGTCGCGGGTGTTGGAAACTCATACTGAGATCAACGCTCTCTTCACCTCAGAGGGCATCGAGCGGCATTCCTCTGTGAACCTTGGATTTGCCGTCGACACCGGGAAGTCCCTCCTGGTTCCGGTTATCCATGGCGCCAACGGGCTCAGCCTGAAAGAACTGGCACAACGGAGCAAGCAGTTAATCGAACTTGCGAAAACTGGAAAGATCACCATGGACGCGATGACCGGAGGAACTTTCACCGTGTCCAACCTGGGAGGGCTCGGAATCCACTGGTTCACACCGGTTTTGAACGCCCCCGAAGTCGGCATCCTGGGTATTGGAGCCATGCACACTGCCGTCCCGGGAAGCGCCCCACAGATTCCTTTGTCCTTAACCTTTGATCATCAGGCCCTTGACGGGGCCGCCGCGGCAACGGTGCTTGCCGCCTTTGCCACCGCAATCGAAGATGCGGGTCTGACAGCAACCTTTTGA
- a CDS encoding GntR family transcriptional regulator, with product MSLPRAGGPAMAEIPARDSTTLARTVRDRLRLAVARDELPTGVRLSQEQVANQLGVSRMPVRAAISELVTEGLLEKLPGGGVAVRPLYLKDLQDVYEIRQALESQAVRHVATHRPMEGVEQIRRVLEKHRGKVSGYDAEQLLEVDREFHMSILTATGNSQFRKVVIPVWSVVERAMFRMLNMPSVAAIAWDEHEMIAAAIFDGDPDLAESRLRQHLENGAAQLAKVISLSD from the coding sequence ATGAGCCTGCCTCGGGCCGGCGGTCCAGCGATGGCCGAAATTCCTGCCCGGGACTCCACAACTCTGGCCCGGACGGTTCGGGACAGATTGCGACTGGCAGTCGCACGCGACGAATTACCCACCGGGGTCCGGCTCAGCCAAGAGCAGGTCGCCAACCAGCTTGGCGTCAGCCGCATGCCTGTTCGGGCAGCCATCAGCGAACTTGTAACTGAAGGGCTGCTCGAAAAGCTGCCAGGGGGCGGTGTGGCTGTCCGTCCCCTGTACCTGAAGGATCTGCAAGACGTCTACGAAATCCGGCAGGCTCTTGAGTCCCAGGCCGTCCGGCACGTGGCCACTCATCGCCCGATGGAGGGGGTGGAGCAGATCCGCCGCGTCCTGGAAAAACATCGGGGCAAGGTATCCGGCTACGACGCCGAGCAACTGCTGGAGGTCGACCGGGAGTTCCACATGTCGATTCTGACCGCTACTGGAAATTCCCAGTTCCGGAAAGTTGTCATCCCCGTGTGGTCAGTCGTGGAGCGGGCCATGTTCAGGATGTTAAACATGCCGAGCGTGGCTGCCATTGCCTGGGACGAACACGAAATGATTGCTGCCGCGATCTTCGACGGTGACCCCGACCTCGCCGAGAGCAGGCTCCGGCAGCATCTTGAAAATGGTGCAGCCCAGCTAGCCAAGGTCATCTCCCTCTCCGACTAG
- a CDS encoding FadR/GntR family transcriptional regulator, whose protein sequence is MEDNLLVKLLNLVEDAGPDQRIPSERELTVQWGTSRTALRHRLRMLEAMGALERRGAAGTYTRTVKPHDVAAALKIGLHSSALSSASAFQPVRVALERQAAKMAAEDFKPIPVAHAEDAVMRMEKSTTPDALYAADLDFHHAIFEASGDPALIFFSTAVGDLIADSVSSRRSRMLRLANDVDEMRVLHRAILEAVKAKDPASAMAAMDSHFDRIDSLEIHDPTYRPVVDEVV, encoded by the coding sequence ATGGAAGACAACCTTCTGGTCAAATTGCTGAACTTGGTGGAGGACGCGGGACCTGATCAGCGCATACCTTCCGAGCGCGAACTTACCGTCCAGTGGGGTACCTCGCGGACGGCATTACGTCACCGGCTCAGGATGCTGGAAGCCATGGGGGCCCTCGAAAGGAGAGGGGCCGCAGGGACGTATACACGCACCGTGAAGCCGCATGATGTTGCAGCTGCGCTCAAGATAGGTCTGCATTCCTCGGCCCTCTCATCAGCTTCCGCTTTTCAACCGGTGCGAGTCGCGCTTGAACGACAGGCGGCCAAGATGGCAGCAGAGGACTTCAAACCCATTCCTGTCGCTCATGCAGAAGACGCCGTCATGAGAATGGAAAAGTCCACCACACCCGACGCCCTCTACGCAGCTGATCTCGATTTTCACCATGCAATTTTCGAGGCCTCCGGCGACCCTGCATTGATCTTCTTCTCCACGGCGGTCGGTGACTTGATCGCGGACTCGGTGAGCTCCCGCCGGTCGAGAATGCTTCGGCTCGCGAATGATGTAGATGAAATGAGGGTGCTCCACCGCGCCATCCTTGAAGCGGTCAAAGCCAAGGATCCGGCCAGCGCCATGGCTGCTATGGATAGCCATTTCGACAGAATCGATTCCTTGGAAATTCATGACCCTACTTACCGACCTGTAGTGGACGAGGTGGTCTAA
- a CDS encoding SDR family NAD(P)-dependent oxidoreductase, which produces MTARMAGKTVIVFGGGSVGGEINNGLAAALTYAEEGGNVFVVDVSPDAVKGSVEKLAELKDARNLSISIGGAVADVSDNAAVEASVRDCVSQVGKPSVLHNNVGIARMGGPIEMGLDEWDLVMRVNLTSAFITTKHVLPIFLEQGYGSIVNIASVGGMRYLGYNYPSYSATKGGLIQFTVNLALEYADKGIRANAVAPGFIETPMMYKQIAGNYPSIEAMLEARHALSPTGKMGTSFDVAQAALFLASDESKYVNGVCLPVDGGLTASVGQ; this is translated from the coding sequence ATGACAGCACGTATGGCAGGGAAAACAGTCATCGTATTCGGCGGGGGATCGGTGGGGGGTGAGATCAACAATGGTTTGGCTGCGGCGCTGACATACGCCGAAGAGGGCGGCAACGTTTTTGTCGTAGATGTTTCGCCGGATGCAGTGAAGGGTTCCGTCGAAAAACTGGCTGAGCTGAAGGATGCGAGGAATCTCTCGATTTCAATCGGTGGTGCGGTAGCGGACGTATCCGACAACGCGGCAGTGGAGGCGTCTGTCCGCGACTGTGTTTCCCAAGTGGGGAAACCAAGCGTGCTCCATAACAACGTCGGCATCGCGAGGATGGGCGGGCCCATCGAGATGGGCCTGGACGAGTGGGACCTTGTCATGAGGGTCAACCTCACCAGCGCCTTCATCACCACCAAGCATGTCCTGCCGATCTTCCTCGAACAGGGCTACGGCAGCATCGTCAACATCGCCTCAGTGGGCGGCATGCGCTACCTGGGGTACAACTACCCAAGTTACTCAGCGACCAAGGGCGGCCTGATTCAGTTTACGGTCAACCTGGCTCTTGAATACGCCGATAAGGGCATCCGCGCCAACGCTGTAGCGCCCGGCTTCATCGAAACACCGATGATGTACAAGCAAATCGCCGGTAACTACCCGTCCATTGAAGCGATGCTCGAAGCCCGCCACGCCCTCAGCCCCACGGGAAAAATGGGTACATCCTTTGACGTTGCCCAGGCCGCGCTCTTCCTGGCTTCGGATGAGTCGAAATACGTCAACGGTGTTTGCCTGCCCGTAGACGGTGGTCTGACGGCCTCCGTGGGACAGTAA
- a CDS encoding thiamine pyrophosphate-dependent dehydrogenase E1 component subunit alpha, producing the protein MTVDTSETTRFALDIDGPSALELMSTIREFESRLPGYSEEGLIRGSTHPSVGMEAVAVGVSWALRASDSVASNHRGHAHCLAKGADAGRTLAEILGRRDGYCGGKGGSMHIGVKELGILGTNGIVGAGIGLATGAALAAQAQGTDDVAVAYFGDGATNQGVLAEAFNLAAIWNLPVIFVCENNHFAQSATLEEMVAQPDLRRRGEAYGVPSVDVDGMDVEAVSNAAAAAVHRARSGQGPSFIVADTYRYLGHMAGDTEIYRTAEQVEQWKGRDPIARIAKKLLDSNVLDETQLQTIAAAALTAVDAAEEFAKASPYPDVSSAFTQVSEVNR; encoded by the coding sequence ATGACTGTCGACACTTCGGAGACCACCAGGTTTGCTCTTGACATAGATGGACCGTCGGCTTTGGAGTTGATGAGTACAATCCGCGAGTTTGAGTCCCGCCTTCCGGGGTATTCAGAGGAAGGCCTTATTCGCGGCTCGACCCACCCTTCGGTAGGCATGGAAGCCGTAGCAGTGGGCGTGTCTTGGGCACTGCGGGCCTCCGACAGCGTCGCAAGCAATCATCGTGGGCACGCCCATTGCCTGGCTAAGGGAGCAGATGCCGGACGGACACTGGCTGAAATCCTGGGACGTCGCGATGGATATTGCGGTGGCAAGGGAGGCTCTATGCACATCGGAGTGAAAGAGCTGGGAATTTTGGGCACCAACGGCATCGTTGGCGCCGGCATCGGGCTCGCCACCGGCGCGGCACTGGCGGCCCAAGCGCAGGGCACAGACGATGTGGCGGTGGCCTATTTCGGCGATGGGGCCACCAATCAGGGTGTGCTGGCCGAAGCCTTTAATCTTGCAGCGATCTGGAATCTCCCCGTGATTTTTGTCTGCGAAAACAACCACTTCGCTCAGTCCGCAACGTTGGAGGAGATGGTGGCCCAGCCCGATCTGCGCCGGCGCGGAGAAGCTTATGGAGTGCCATCTGTTGATGTTGATGGAATGGACGTAGAAGCCGTCAGCAATGCCGCCGCCGCAGCGGTCCATAGGGCCCGGTCCGGGCAGGGACCGTCCTTCATCGTTGCGGACACCTATCGGTACCTGGGTCATATGGCCGGAGACACCGAAATTTACAGGACTGCGGAACAGGTGGAGCAATGGAAGGGCCGTGACCCAATTGCACGGATCGCGAAAAAACTCCTCGACTCGAACGTGTTGGACGAGACGCAACTGCAGACGATTGCAGCCGCCGCTCTGACAGCAGTAGACGCCGCTGAGGAATTTGCCAAGGCCTCTCCCTACCCGGACGTTTCTTCAGCCTTCACTCAAGTCAGCGAGGTCAACCGATGA
- a CDS encoding TetR/AcrR family transcriptional regulator, whose product MSTLDQNEKRQLEGQVLHRVITDKASGSAADAGVSASLVKKLFLSKEKLFAAVQPEESLLAEVNVPTLELGIALVFRVLMRQERGMQEPWATIPLAVLNSPNPEAARTEIRERYLDAIAQLIGDTTPDRRFASTVTALMTGFGGTMRTLGLFDGWDLDELVEQYGAIVQTQINASKAAA is encoded by the coding sequence GTGAGCACGCTGGACCAGAACGAGAAACGCCAACTCGAAGGCCAGGTCCTCCACCGGGTGATCACGGACAAGGCCTCCGGCAGTGCCGCCGACGCCGGCGTGTCAGCATCCCTGGTAAAGAAGCTGTTCCTTTCCAAGGAAAAACTCTTTGCCGCCGTGCAACCTGAAGAGTCACTGCTTGCCGAAGTGAACGTCCCGACGTTGGAACTGGGCATAGCCCTCGTCTTTCGCGTGCTGATGCGCCAGGAACGCGGAATGCAGGAGCCCTGGGCAACCATCCCGCTGGCCGTGCTGAACTCCCCCAACCCCGAGGCCGCGCGGACAGAAATCCGCGAACGCTACCTCGATGCCATCGCCCAGCTCATCGGTGACACCACCCCGGACCGCCGATTCGCCTCCACCGTGACCGCCTTGATGACCGGGTTCGGCGGGACCATGCGTACCCTGGGCCTCTTCGACGGCTGGGACCTTGACGAACTCGTGGAGCAGTACGGAGCAATCGTCCAAACCCAGATCAACGCATCCAAGGCCGCCGCATAG
- a CDS encoding alpha-ketoacid dehydrogenase subunit beta, whose translation MNKPAQQLTIWRALNAALHDEFTEDPSTIIMGEDLTTWGTGGGIYGVTRKMAEVFGKERVRDTPISEEALISAGAGAAMAGTRTVVEIMYSDFMLLGADGLINQAAKARYMFGGQFSTPLVVRSNGGSGIGKAAQHSQSLETLYAHIPGLEVVVPGTANDAYGLLRSAIKSNNPTIFLEHKALYYDKGPVTKELIPLGKARVAREGKDLTIVATQLMTKRALEAADILSSQGVDVEIIDPRTLYPFDMETVFTSVRKTRHLLVVHEAVRDFGWGGEFISNTVQECWGELAAAPRRMGAARAPIPYSEELESAVVPSTENIVAEALATVGHHSKLTV comes from the coding sequence ATGAACAAACCAGCTCAGCAACTGACAATTTGGCGGGCACTGAACGCAGCCCTGCATGATGAATTCACTGAGGACCCTTCAACGATCATCATGGGCGAGGACCTCACCACCTGGGGTACCGGCGGCGGCATCTACGGTGTGACACGCAAAATGGCTGAAGTGTTTGGTAAAGAGCGTGTCCGGGACACGCCAATCAGTGAAGAAGCTTTGATCTCTGCCGGAGCCGGGGCCGCTATGGCGGGCACACGGACTGTCGTTGAGATCATGTACTCCGACTTTATGCTTCTGGGAGCAGACGGACTGATTAACCAGGCCGCCAAAGCCCGCTACATGTTCGGGGGACAGTTCTCCACCCCGCTGGTGGTGCGCAGCAACGGTGGATCCGGCATCGGCAAAGCGGCCCAGCATTCACAGTCGCTGGAAACCCTCTATGCCCACATTCCGGGCTTGGAGGTCGTCGTTCCCGGTACCGCAAACGACGCTTACGGTCTCTTGCGCAGCGCTATCAAGAGCAACAACCCCACAATTTTCCTCGAACACAAAGCCCTTTACTACGACAAGGGCCCAGTGACGAAGGAACTCATTCCGCTGGGCAAGGCCCGGGTGGCCCGTGAAGGCAAAGACCTCACCATAGTTGCAACGCAACTAATGACCAAGCGCGCACTCGAAGCCGCAGACATTCTCAGCTCTCAAGGAGTGGACGTGGAAATCATCGATCCGCGGACTCTCTATCCCTTCGACATGGAGACTGTCTTTACTTCCGTTCGGAAAACCCGACACCTTCTGGTTGTTCACGAAGCAGTCCGGGACTTCGGCTGGGGCGGGGAGTTCATCAGTAACACGGTGCAGGAATGCTGGGGAGAACTTGCCGCAGCCCCCCGCCGGATGGGCGCCGCACGAGCACCCATTCCCTATTCCGAAGAGCTGGAGAGCGCCGTGGTCCCCTCCACGGAGAACATCGTTGCCGAGGCTCTGGCAACAGTGGGACACCACAGCAAACTGACTGTGTGA
- a CDS encoding lipoyl domain-containing protein, giving the protein MSKELLGSETEADLSEWLVEDGSEVTAGQAIAELETSKVQVEVVSPASGTIKYVAAEGDVVEPETIIARVS; this is encoded by the coding sequence GTGAGTAAGGAACTCCTGGGAAGCGAAACTGAAGCCGACCTCAGTGAATGGCTGGTGGAGGATGGCAGTGAAGTTACCGCAGGCCAAGCCATCGCCGAACTCGAAACCTCAAAGGTCCAGGTCGAAGTCGTGTCACCGGCCAGCGGAACCATTAAGTACGTGGCAGCCGAGGGAGATGTTGTGGAACCTGAGACGATCATCGCGAGGGTGAGCTAG
- the katG gene encoding catalase/peroxidase HPI: MTDPQEHPPVPTPGSAQGLDSKAEGGCPVAHGSVTSHGSESENPAIDSPQPKGHRPRTVADWWPNQLDLSVLHSHNPKGNPLGTGFSYREEFQKLDVEALKQDITEVLTTSQDWWPADFGHYGGLMIRLSWHAAGTYRVQDGRGGAGDGSQRFAPLNSWPDNANLDKARRLLWPVKQKYGQKLSWADLLVLAGNVSLESMGFKTFGFAFGREDVWEPEEIFWGPEDTWLGDERYIGEGQMSEEVGSTEMGLIYVNPEGPMGNPDPKLAAAFIRETFKRMAMNDEETFALIAGGHTFGKTHGAGDADAHVGPEPEGANLEAQGLGWLSTYGSGKGGDTITSGLEVTWTDRPTQWSNRFLEILFEYEWELVKSPAGAHQWVAKDAPEIIPDAHDPNKKHRPTMLTTDLSLRFDPIYEEIGQRFLKNPDEFQIAFAKAWYKLLHRDMGPVGPHMLGPWVPEAQLWQDPVPAVDHELIDEQDIATLKAQLLDSGLSVSQLASTAWAAASTFRKTDRRGGANGARIRLEPQRGWEVNEPEQLPTALQAIESVQQEFNAAQAGGRKVSLADLIVLGGCAAVEKAANDGGFPVTVPFRPGRTDAEQDQTDVESFQYLQPRADGFRNYVRPGGKLQPETLLLDKAYLLDLSAPEMTALVGGMRALGTNVGGSAHGVLTDRPQVLTNDFFVNLLSPGTKWKASEAEENVYEIMDVATGELKWTATPVDLVFGSNSQLRAIAEVYASDDAREKFVNDFVAAWVKVMELDRFDLR, encoded by the coding sequence ATGACCGATCCCCAGGAACATCCCCCGGTACCTACTCCCGGAAGTGCCCAGGGCCTGGACAGCAAGGCTGAAGGCGGATGCCCGGTGGCGCATGGCAGCGTGACCTCGCACGGCAGCGAAAGTGAAAATCCGGCCATTGATTCGCCGCAGCCCAAGGGGCACCGGCCGCGGACCGTCGCGGATTGGTGGCCCAACCAGCTGGACCTCTCGGTGCTTCACAGCCATAACCCCAAGGGCAACCCGCTCGGCACTGGCTTCAGCTACCGCGAAGAGTTCCAGAAACTCGACGTCGAGGCGCTTAAGCAGGACATCACCGAGGTCCTCACCACCTCCCAGGACTGGTGGCCGGCGGACTTCGGCCACTACGGCGGCCTGATGATCCGGTTGAGCTGGCACGCTGCCGGCACCTACCGCGTCCAGGACGGCCGCGGCGGTGCAGGGGATGGCAGCCAGCGGTTCGCGCCGCTGAACAGTTGGCCGGACAACGCCAACCTGGACAAGGCCCGGCGGCTGCTGTGGCCCGTCAAGCAGAAATACGGCCAGAAGCTTTCCTGGGCGGACCTGCTGGTCCTGGCCGGCAACGTCTCCCTCGAATCAATGGGATTCAAAACTTTCGGCTTCGCCTTCGGCCGCGAGGACGTGTGGGAGCCCGAGGAGATTTTCTGGGGGCCTGAGGACACGTGGCTTGGCGACGAACGCTATATCGGCGAGGGCCAGATGTCGGAGGAGGTCGGCTCCACGGAGATGGGCCTGATCTACGTCAACCCTGAGGGACCGATGGGCAACCCGGATCCCAAACTCGCGGCAGCCTTCATCCGCGAGACCTTCAAGCGGATGGCGATGAACGACGAAGAGACCTTCGCGCTGATCGCCGGTGGCCACACCTTCGGCAAGACCCACGGCGCCGGTGACGCCGACGCGCACGTGGGCCCGGAGCCGGAAGGCGCCAACCTGGAGGCGCAGGGGCTGGGCTGGCTCAGCACGTACGGCAGCGGCAAGGGTGGCGACACGATCACCTCGGGCCTCGAGGTCACGTGGACGGACCGGCCCACCCAGTGGAGCAACCGCTTCCTGGAGATCCTGTTCGAGTACGAGTGGGAGCTGGTCAAGAGCCCCGCCGGCGCCCACCAGTGGGTGGCCAAGGATGCCCCGGAGATCATCCCGGACGCGCACGACCCTAACAAGAAGCACCGCCCCACCATGCTGACCACGGACCTGTCGCTGCGCTTCGACCCGATTTATGAGGAAATAGGGCAGCGCTTCCTGAAGAACCCGGACGAGTTCCAGATCGCCTTCGCCAAGGCCTGGTACAAGCTGCTGCACCGCGACATGGGCCCGGTTGGCCCGCACATGCTCGGGCCGTGGGTTCCGGAAGCGCAGCTCTGGCAGGACCCGGTTCCGGCAGTGGACCACGAGCTGATCGACGAGCAGGACATCGCCACCCTCAAGGCCCAACTCCTGGACTCGGGCCTGTCCGTCTCACAGCTTGCCAGTACGGCATGGGCCGCGGCGTCCACCTTCCGCAAGACCGATCGGCGCGGCGGCGCCAACGGGGCGCGGATCCGGCTGGAGCCCCAGCGCGGCTGGGAGGTCAACGAGCCTGAGCAGCTTCCGACGGCGTTGCAGGCCATTGAGAGCGTGCAGCAGGAGTTCAACGCCGCCCAGGCCGGGGGCAGGAAGGTCTCACTGGCTGACCTGATTGTCCTCGGCGGCTGCGCCGCGGTCGAGAAGGCGGCGAACGACGGCGGGTTCCCCGTCACTGTGCCGTTCCGGCCCGGCCGCACCGACGCCGAACAGGACCAGACCGACGTCGAATCCTTCCAGTACCTGCAGCCGCGGGCGGACGGGTTCCGCAACTATGTGCGCCCCGGCGGGAAGCTCCAGCCGGAGACCCTCCTGCTGGACAAGGCGTACCTGCTGGACCTCTCCGCCCCGGAGATGACAGCGCTCGTAGGCGGCATGCGCGCCCTCGGCACCAACGTGGGCGGTTCCGCCCACGGAGTCCTCACGGACAGGCCGCAGGTCCTGACGAACGACTTCTTCGTTAACCTGCTCTCCCCCGGCACGAAGTGGAAGGCCTCGGAGGCGGAGGAGAACGTCTACGAGATCATGGACGTCGCCACCGGCGAACTGAAGTGGACCGCCACACCGGTGGATCTGGTCTTCGGCTCCAACTCACAGCTCCGTGCGATCGCCGAGGTCTACGCCAGCGACGACGCCAGGGAGAAGTTCGTCAACGATTTCGTGGCGGCCTGGGTGAAGGTGATGGAGCTCGACCGCTTCGACCTGCGGTGA